A stretch of DNA from Nymphalis io chromosome 22, ilAglIoxx1.1, whole genome shotgun sequence:
CCAGCACATGCAAACGCGTGAACGCTGATACGTTGGACTGGTCCTGTGAGAATGATCCTTGCATCATGAACTCGGATGTGATATACGGTGTCAATCGCGGTTCAAGTTGGAGGGCCTACAATTACACGCAGTTCCAAGGAAAGAAGCTGAAGGATGGCCTCGTGTATAAGCTaggtaagttattttatatcttcTTCTTACTGATAAATAGAAATGCATGTTTGTCCTCAGTGATAAACTAGACTATTCATCTGATTGTGATATAATTTTTGGTGAGGTGTTTTGCATGTACGAGCTGAGGTTCTGctccaaaaaaaaatcaataatttatttttgtatttttatcctTCACTATAAAAATTCTATGCAGATTCTTATTTCATTAGTAGAagattatattcttttatagcGCCGAAAAGAATATATGCACATACGTTCTTCTATTTTTCTTTGATTTAGCGCAGTGATATCGCTTTATTTGGCGTACTCACCAATAATACACTTACACGccaaggaaattataaataattacatagatTCAAAAAGAAAATTCTCAATTCAAGTAATATCCCAAACATTTCCcggcataaatatatattatttatttcaaaagattGGTGTCGTAACCAAATAGAACCTCATAGAAGCTTCCTGAAGTAGGTtaagaatttaatttcttaatctcTTTAGAATCAATACCGgtgttaaatacatattattaatgctGACATTTACAAAACAATGAGAGCGAAAGCGGAGCATTCGAATCTAGTGCTTAGGAGAAAGCACTGACACGGAGAATGACCTCTTGCATGCTCGCTATGGTAAAGTAATAGTCTAGTCTAACCTAATGGCTGCAGGCTAAATACAATTTAAGTCCGTCTCATTTCGCATAAAAGTACTTACTTGCCTTTCGGATCTCTACTGTTATATATAACTGGCTTGTAACTGACCAATACCGTTGATTTTTGTACAGGTAATATAAATCTAATTGTAAATAAGCGATTGACCATTGAGGAAAAGACTACCGATTCAATGAGAAACCGTTAAGAAGTGTAACTTCTTAACGGTTCTTACTTCTTAAAAGTTACACTTCTTAACGGTTTCTCATTGAATCGGTATCGGTAGCTTCACATTGAATTTAACTTGTCGTCAAATGAGCAACAGTGAGAGAGTTAGAGAGAAAGCATAAACAATAATAtgcttttaatttatcttgaaatgtttttagttgcaattttttttctcatttcaattttaactttgttttatttagatcAAGACCGTTCGGAAATGTTATCAAccaaatatctttattaaatacacataacaaatacCTGCTTACAGTTGTCGCATTTTAAgctcataaattataatgtcgTTCCGATTTATCTGATGTTTATCATATTTCATAACGATAGaactactctgtaagaacaaagtcggacacttttttaaattaatttattcatttaaaatagataggcaggcaaactcaccgaaatgctgagtataaacttggacaagaccaaggtcatgttcaataggcatgtcgtgccgggaccgatataagtcgaggggaaacctctcgaagttgttagtgaatatacctacctaggacagataatacaagtcggtaggaactacttcgagaaggaagccgatcgaagaattcgcttgggatgggcagcatttggcatccttcgtcaagtcctcaagtcgtctataccgcaatgtttgaagacgaaagtcttcaaccaatgcgtcttacctgccatgacatacggtgccgaaacgtggacactaactgcgggactagtccacaaattcaaagtcgctcagcgtgctatggagcgagctatgctcggagtatctttgaaggataagatcaggaatgagattatccggaaaagaaccggagtcaccgacatagcttgcaaaattagcaggctgaagtggcagtgggctggtcacgtatgtcgtaggaccgatggccgttggagcagacgagtcctagagtggagaccgcgaatcggcaagcgcagcgtagggcgccctccagccaggtggaccgacgaccttaagaaggtggcgagcaccaactggatgcggaaggcggaggacagggagctttggcgcaacttgggagaggcctatgttcagcagtggacaacgattggctgttgattgatttgattgagataggcagacgggcaatgggccacctaatggtaagtggtcaccacagtagacattggtactgtacTGTGGTTTactgcctagcgatgtaaaagtcgcaggttcgatccctACCGCTTGGACTTTTGTCGTCCTCACTCTTAACACAAGCTGAACGACTAATTGGAGGGGTATATGTAAATTACCATTTCTTACTTCGTTATTGCACCAGCagcattatgatataaaatgatCCGGATACCGgaacaaaaaaacaacataGTATATGGTTGTTACAATTTTGGCCCAAAAACGGAAATATGATCAGTGTCTATTTCTAATCAGAACTCATAAGATatgaatatgtttaaatattaattacaattgaaTAAGTAGAAtggttattgatttatttatttcttaaagtaaATACAtctttagtaatatatttattttatatgaatatatattatctgtgtatttaTTCATCTGTGAGTGcgggaaaataaaaatgtagaaaaaatataagttcCTATCACGGAATAAGAATCCTATCACGGAAGTTTAAATATGGGAAATATTTTCTGTGTGAACACTTCACTATGTCACGCTATTAAAATAGCCCAGATAATCGTATATCTAGGATATTCAGTTACAGATGTTAAATACTCTTCGTGGCGTAAGCGGATAAAAGGGTCCGGTGCAGCGATTCATTGATTGGTACAAATGTTGCCAGCTTATCCAATTgttagataaaattttatatttttatttttagataatgaAGTTTTGATTGTATTGAAAGTTGatagtcaaaaatatataaaattagctagtatgcaaatttaaatacttttatattgaaaacataaCACCTCGTAACACACTCTTTTATATTGAAACTATTACTCCGCTGGGATATGAGTGCTAGTTAATTTTCGCCCAGTGAACCGGATTTGCGATTCAAGAGGGAAACGTATAACATACGCCatcggtcatgatttgtacagtagctatttttaattttgatttgtatacatttaagatgataatgtaaataattcttatgtaaataattgattacaataataatatttgttttgttataggTACTTTACCTCTGAGCCGTGAGACTCGACTCATGGGCCCCATCAGGCATGACAAAGACATTAACTATCCAACGCACTTCGACGCCCGCGAACGCTGGCCGAAATACATTTCGCCTGTCGTGGACCAGGAATGGTGTGGATCAGACTGGGCCATATCGATTGCAACAGTTGCTTCAGACaggtaatgtatttatttatattgcacagtcttcTTGATAAGACCGAACCACTTACAAGTAATTAAACCGATTTAGCCGAGAAAAATATTAAGGGAGTATAtcctacatatttatttgtttccgCCCGTTGTTAAAAGTTTAACCCTTTTTTCAATATAGAAACGTAACATTTGctaattgattgtcaaaaatttaccatcggttcggaaataaaaacTTCTTACATGAGAAGTACCGGCGAAGAAACTCGCAGGAAATGTTGGTTCGCTTGCGTGTttggaggttttttttttttatagaataggaaggcggacgatatatatataaggtgtTAGAtatcctatgtccttttctgcacAGGACAACGTACATGCACATTTTCATAACGATCGGTTGAATAGGTAAGACGTGAAGacaaacacatatataatattagtgagtGAGTGTcacatattagttttttttaacccCAAATAAACGATTCTTTTTTCATAATCTGATATAGTTACcggtttttgtgtttatatcgTTTAGAAAAATCACACGCAattatataaccttttttattactttatcgcCAAAAAAACTTTgaccaaaaaaaaacatgtttcgAAATATATTGACAGgtagaattttaatataaacatgaaTAGTTTTAGATCATACGTGAACAATATGTGGAGTTCTATACATATGTGTTACAATTGCCGCATACTAATATAACagtctatataatctatatatgcATAATTCAGTCTCTGTTATATATCTATAACAGAGACTGAATTATGCATTTCttacaaaagaaatatgaaTTCTTATGCAAAGAACACTTCAGCTAAAAATAAGACTTTCCAACAACTTCTGAGAGCTCTTTTAAATTTCTCAGAGCAACGTTCTTAATTTAAGATGAATGGTCGTATCTTTAACAATATGAATAAGAAACAGAGTTTTTCAATtgctttcaatattatattttctaaggCACATATACAATTAATTCAGATACTGATTACAAAATTATGAATACATTTGGAATACAAATCTTGtatctatgtaaaaatattattctatttccgttccgttttattaaaaaccatgataaataagtaacatatcaatatataatttcaaagcgaaataaaatagtttttaatttcataaaaatcatgaaatcaataacacataaaaatagttttattaatcttagtggactctcctcaaaaaggagaggaggccttagcgcagcagcgggacattttttttaaataataggtaggcggacgagcatttgggccacctgatggtgagtagTCACCaactccaccaaccttgggaactaagatgttatgtctcacTCACACTACAAactggaacaaaacaataccaagtactgctgtttagcggtagaatatctgatgagtgggtggtacctacccagacgagcttgcacaaagccctaccaccaataaactATAGTATTTTTCTCTCTTATGTGTTGTTGTTATTTAACTTAACAGCAACACATAAGAGAGAAACACcaaaaagaaatttttaaaatattattataagaatataagaatatttatattgaggACTTCAATAAATAgacatatttaaatcaaaattaaaaagaaatactgtacaaatcataacCGCATGAAATCATGGCAAAAAAGCTAGCATCATTTTAACATTCCGTCAATTGTGATTCACTGGGTGAAAAATTAATCGGGGGTTCATttgtactaatttataacggttactATACGTACCCGAGTCCATTCCGATCAAATTTCGACCCAATCGCCACTAGACgttgtgttagtagaatagaaaaacatacattttaattcgATAgcaataaagtgacaatttgttagtagaatttccATTTGCCCGCCTGTCGCCAGTGAAGGCAAAAACATAGCTGTttgtattattacttaaaaggaATATGAAAAATACACCTACATTGTTTACCTAAAGTAAACTCTTCAATTTTTAGGTTTGCGATCCAATCGAACGGTGCAGAGAGTATGGTGCTGAGCCCGCAATCTCTCCTGTCTTGTAACCGCAATCAGCAGCGAGGCTGTCATGGAGGACACATCGACGTCGCTTGGAACTATGTACGAGGACAAGGGTGAGTTCGAAATATATCGAAGGTTCTCCTATTAAAACTCATACATTCAATTCAAAGGGTTTCAACCAGCTTAAAGTTAGATCACAAAGATCTTAAAATTAGGCACTAGGGATATTGTATCTAATTTCAATAGTTTGGAGTACGTCGAAGGTGTAAGGAATAATTAGTATTTGTTCGTGTCAATGGGTGATGGCAGTCACTCTcctattatgaattaaaaagtaaattatttactagtttgtatttttatttgcaataaaaacaTGCTTTTACTTAACACCGGTAACATCTTAAATTTCACCAGAATCGTAGACGAAGAATGCTTCCCCTACAAAGCAGCGAACACTAAATGCCCGTTCAGACCAAAGGGCAACCTTATTGAAGCTGGTTGCAGAATACCCGTGAAACAAAGAACATCAAGGTACAAGGTCGCACCCCCCGGCAAGCTGAACACCGAAAAAGACATCATGTATGATATCATGGACTCTGGACCAGTACAAGGTGAGCAATTAACCGTAGATTAACCAAAGATTCGAGATGGCTCGGTgattagaactcgtgaatcttaactaaaaATCCAGGGATCTTAACCAACGCGACTaaattttcaagtttttttttttatagaataggaaggtggacgagcatatgggccacctgatggtaagtggtcaccaaacgcccttagacattggcattgtaagaaatttcaaccatcgcttatagccaatgcgccaccaaccttgggaactaagattttatgtcccttgtgcctgtaattacactggctcactcacccttcaaaccagaatacaacaatatcaagtattgctgttttgcggtagaatatctgatgagtgggtggtacctacccagacgagcttgcacaaagccccaccaccagtaaaagtgttTAAAccgtgtttatatttcattttgtgctcggcggtgaaggaaaacttcgtgaagaaacctgcatacgTCGTATAACAATTTAtgatgtgaatattttttttgcatgtaaactttatataataattcgttCTTCATTACTGtttgcaaattatataaaacgtgCATAGCACCgacctgaaaattatttatatgaccgCGATATTAACAAAGCAAATACTGTTTGTTAACTTTTAcgataacaaaaaacaaataagacATTAATATATGAGATTTAACTTTttatgattacatttttattatttatttttatgcaaatgcacatttacaatatttggaGATGAAAGTCATTAATTAGGTGGTTCTTAAATTAAACGAATATCGTTATGTCCAAAGAATATTGGAAACGCTATCACGTCTTAATTAACGTATCAATTATCATCATGTAATTTGCATACGGATTGTTTGGGTACGGAAAAGGACACGGGACCCCCCTCCCTCACACGCGACCAAAGCAATGCCATAAATTGTTATCGACGTAAAATTACAGACAGAAGCTCTATGCCTTCCGTCTAATACCTTTCACCAGTCCATCATCggatattttaagtattataaatatttattcacgaGAATATGAGTTTACATTTAACGAGAGAGTCCATAACTACACTGGCTCGAAATGTATGCCAGTTGACTTCCCCGAAGGGCTGTTATTTGTCTTCGTGTGGTTCTGGATTCCTTAGCTGATGAGGTATTCGGCAAGGATGTCCATAATCAAGTCATCTCTATTATAGATCGCAATTTTTAGGTTGTACTCCAGAATCTCGCTCCTCTCTCTCCTTGATAGACGCCTACGACCCTCTTCACCGGAGTTCCCAACGAATCTTTGGAATAGCAATTTATTATGAATCcaacataaaaacataatatatatttaaatgaatataaatcgctttaaaattctatttacaattgtaatacaacaaaattatgAAGTTTACATTGTTTGCGTTGCTATATTACACATTGTGTTATTGAAGTTTAACTAACATTTGTATAATAGtatgttttcataatttttttatgtatgtcatatgtttatatattatgtacatttatttattaaaagcaatTCCCTGTAACTATACAATTTAGAGTTGAGCTTCGTTCCGTAATAACGTTTttacgaaataattattttaaatattttgtatttttaaatctcCGACGTTGTCATGTTATCTCACACTAATGTCTAATTTATACTAACATTAAAAACGCAAAAGTAATTCGGTCTGTTTGTTATCATCAGACattctagcgcaaaacagcagtacttggtattgttgtgttccgtttgagtgagccagtgtaattacacgcacaagggacataacatcttagttcacaagattggtggcgcattgacaatgtttaaaatttcttacaatgccaatgtctagacgtaggtgaccacttatcatcaggtatcCCATATGCTCTTGCGCCTACctatactgtaaaaaaaataactctttCATGGCAAAACCATTGAacggattttaataaaatttaacatgaGTTAGGCCGGCAACGCACTTGCAGGCCCTCCGGTGTTACAGGTGTCCATGGACAGTGGTAGTCACTTGCACTCAGGTGATCCTCCAGCCCGTTTGACACCctcttatagaaaaaaaaatgtgaaaaacttttatacctaacacctgcaaCAACGATACGGGCTAAGCCGCGGGCGTGAACTAgtccaaaatataaataaagtttacttTTTTAAGATAATGCTTTTACTCTTGTGATCTTTACGCGCTTTcacgaggcacgagagtgtaaacACTAAATTCTTGACCgaataatgcaatattttttattggcccgttTTAATACTTgatcccaggacctcgggatttgCAGCCGTGTAATCTAACCACTAAATCGACGAGTGAAGTACTATAAACGAccgtaaatattacattttaaaaaggaATGCAGTTAcacttactattataataaatattataaagattagaTTCTATTGAAATTcggatatttctttttttttccgacttattttcatttaattggaAACAGAACAACGAGTATGCATCTCATTAACAATTTTGTTGgccaattaaaacaaaaagtgCCTAAAGTCGCTTCACAATATAGACGCAGCTTTATACAATTATCATAATCGAGTTCAAAGATTCGTTCAAGTGCTAGTAACAAACAATCATTCATAAAAGCCATTTACCGAAGGGCGATGATATAATCAAAGACACTTGAATTCTAAGAATATGATTCCCATTAGCGACAAACACTTTAATAACAACGCCGCATAAGTGCTGATGGTGACTTCCTCGATATGTAACCTTAGCAATACGCACTGATTACTTTGTAATATATGGttaggtataataaaatataaaaaatatatatttggatatatattcatattatacaaatagagATGATAATATAGATATGATCGCAATTGGGGATGCCCCGTTCATAAAACTTCAATTCCACTTAATATGTAGAATAAAAGGAACGGGAATTACCTAAACAGCCATAAGAAATTGATAacgatttttttcaaattaatcttaatttatttaataaaatgtaatagttGGCTTTGGAATTGGTTAGTGAAGGGgacaatatatttacttatttgctATTTATGCTGTCATACCACTAACGATGTAAAAGATTAGAGGATTAGAGGACATGTTATGTGATAAAATGTTCGCATCGTTCGTAAAACGAAACGATTGAataaatttcgatttttttctACATACAAAGATTTGAAGCCAGTGTTGTATTAAGATTAagagtaatatattaatagtaaagtaactaatttatgtatataaaaaaggtttgGATATATTCTagcacgctgctctaatgcaacATTTAATAGACTTTCATCCGACTCATGCAGGTTCCGTCACGTTTTCCTTCGCCGTTGACAATATCACAATGTAATGAATACAATTATTGACAATTTACCTACTATTCCATTTATTTCTATTCCGAtttctacatattattattagttgaaTATCAGCTGATGGTATAGGACTTTTTAAGCTGGCCAGCTTGTGGAGtttactatttttgtttatttacagcGGTCATGACCGTACATCAAGATTTCTTCCACTACCGCGATGGCATTTATCGTCGCAGCCCGTACGGTAACCAGCATATGAAGGGTCTCCACAGTGTCCGTATTGTCGGCTGGGGTGAGGAACGCGGAGAGAAATACTGGGTACGTTTACATGATTAGCTGTCTAATCAGTTTCTCTAAATAAcatcaataaaatcaaaaggattctcattttaataaaaccgaCACAATGAACAGCctagatattaaatttttagccTACAATTGTAAGTAGTTCTGACAATTATTAACCTGTTCAAGCTATCTAAAAGGTCATTAAACAGTGTTCAAAATAATAGTATGTCAATATCAATTCTATCAATACATGTACAGCAGCCTCATAGCTACCAAGTTAAAGCACTAACAGTTGCTCCCTTATAGCAACTTCAGAAACTGCGGCAGCcatgtatgatttggtgtttacctctcgtattttttttttcttaattatctgTGTTTTCTATAGGTTAAGGTATCGAGCTAAAATGTTCAAATGGTGatgaaatttccaaaaaaataagaaaactagTCTTTTGCAGAAAAAACGGACTTTGGTCAAAAAGTTTTACACCAAAAAATACAACATCGATATAGACACAAGAAATAAAGCATCTTACTTCTCATGGTATTCAGCGCGTTGTCGGTTTATGGGAAGGGTTTATTTTTACTGTAGGAAAGATAGACATCGCAAATTTGTAACTGTGAACATATTTATAGGGTGAAGCTACCTCATGTGGATAATATTCATTTCTGTGATCGatctctaaaaaaaaaatctatgccCTTTTTAATACTCTAcacactataaaataatatatcataattttcaGATTGTAGCAAACAGCTGGGGTTGTGACTGGGGCGAAAACGGATACTTCAGGATCCTAAGAGGTGCAAATGAAGCCGATATCGAATCTTTCGTGGTGACCGTCCTGTGCGACGTCACTAGAGCCTACCAGAAGAAATAACATAGGAACTATTTAATAACACCCCTGTGCGTGGTCAGTAAACCAGTTAAAACCAGACGGGGGTGGATATTACTGAATAGTACGAGAAATTTCGGATGACAATAATCTGAGTGCATGattcaaacatttttataattttaaaataagttttgtaaattttctatcgattaatttttaaacatttttagtaatcattattatttttatgactcTTCATCtgaatagctataaaaatagtaagtaaAATCTTTTACGATCAGTGGTTTTTTTTCAACGAAACgaggtaatatatttttaagtcgacaatattttttttctgaaggTCTTTAATCTAAAATATACGGTTTTGACAAAATCATGCACTCAAATATTTTAGGGCTGTTCGAGTTACACGGTGATAGTGTGTTTGAGGATTGATTTGAAAGAATACGAATTGTACGCCAAATTATACATTATGTGCAACACAAAACGCTGAGAAACATTATATACAAGGGAGTGAGGGGACAGTTTGCGCGAAtgctatttaaaaatcgaacaacGCGAAGTTCAATAACGctgactttaaaattttcatttttattatttcaatataaagttgccagttgttaaaaaaatatcattaaccttttttaattttgattacattATGGGACGCTTTGAACGGTTACTGAGGCCTGAACGAATGATTGAGTAACCAACGAACCATTCACTACGGAAATTTGCATTAATAGGTGTAATAAACCAGTTCCTAAACGTCCACTTCGTTACCCAAGGCTAGTCCctgaattgtataaatattcttGTATTGCACATAATGTACACACTGCTTTATACAAATGACtatttttatgtcaattttatttgaGCGTGTCAATTTCGAGTACGCGGAAATAAATTCTAGATTATTTTCTAAGTAATATAacgatttagatatatttttattaaatatttcaaatttacatgTCATATggaaaatttagtaaataataaacatcgcaTTAgtgatatatttaagaataagcagtcttgatattttaaattcatatgatttatttttctagtacttattatacgtattaatcgtaaaaaaaagttagtaagGTATTTTTTGCTATAAgcaattaagaattttattattaaagttttctaTTTTAAGTAAAGGCTTGTTTTAAGTTCAATATTTATGCACCGTATATAGAAATGTAACTGCCATTTTTAATATAGGTAAGTAACTTATGCCTGTTCCACACATTGCTTTATTACGATGCAAcggcaaattatatttatgacattaCATAGAAGATTTTAATGCTCTAGAACAGTTTATAACTTGGCACTTCGATTATTCATGCCTGTTATgccaagttattttttaaataattgttggtTGTTCTAATGTATAaaacctgtttttttttctacaaaaatGCATTATATTCTTAAAGCGAACAGCGTCAAAAATAAAGCACTCAATATCGAGCACTGTCAAGCACTAgtcttatgaataaaaaaaaagtatttttaaataaatttattcatctcATAAAGTCTACATAAAtagacaataatttataaaatatttttagatatactattttaaatgtaatttaaggaATGCACAGATTAGAAATAGCTTATCGTCTATGGTCATTGAGAACAGATTATTTCATATTCAGGCAATAATTACGAAGTCTTCtttaacaaaagtaaaaaaaaaaatgtggcaaaatagaacaaacaaatataatttctcaTAACAATCTTTTTATCAGTCTATTTAATCAGAATAGTTGAACAAAACTTCTTTAATGCCAAAAGAGAACTAAAACACatcacaataaaacaaatttaaaaaatctcttTGTCATGTAAGGTAGCGAGTTACAGCAGTGTAAGGTCGGTCCACCTTCATAAGATTGTTTACATACAGAGAATGTATGTGTATTGTTAACGACTAAAAGCAttaacatgtatttatttttaattaaaattgtaatattgtaacagaggtaataaaattttaagattatgcaatatttttttttttacaataaaacctttttaaaaatcttttgtcTATATGacagtaacaaaaaataaaatataacattttaacttaaatcATACTTT
This window harbors:
- the LOC126777222 gene encoding uncharacterized peptidase C1-like protein F26E4.3, translating into MTNTMHILFICAFLSAVTAYWHPDLPPGPYCGIDNKCCKDREDGCSHRIMDTLCYCDEFCDRNHDDCCPDYQKVCRREVDTILNPCKHAGKFYFEGETRLDDCNTCTCKRVNADTLDWSCENDPCIMNSDVIYGVNRGSSWRAYNYTQFQGKKLKDGLVYKLGTLPLSRETRLMGPIRHDKDINYPTHFDARERWPKYISPVVDQEWCGSDWAISIATVASDRFAIQSNGAESMVLSPQSLLSCNRNQQRGCHGGHIDVAWNYVRGQGIVDEECFPYKAANTKCPFRPKGNLIEAGCRIPVKQRTSRYKVAPPGKLNTEKDIMYDIMDSGPVQAVMTVHQDFFHYRDGIYRRSPYGNQHMKGLHSVRIVGWGEERGEKYWIVANSWGCDWGENGYFRILRGANEADIESFVVTVLCDVTRAYQKK